One genomic segment of Candidatus Hydrogenedens sp. includes these proteins:
- a CDS encoding oligosaccharide flippase family protein — MNNTLQTKKSGVLEGAFWSWLSTVINLVALLIVGKLFAISLNKEEVAVFSLILVWADGFVLFFGYGLQVSIPKLIGGASDELKGDLSSSLLTFSLLNSIVISLITLIIWCVFYGITSVQNGFSNSSLMLSYLWIVPFLFIVGLLRDILLANLSGFQVFGKRAIGVAIASVLQVLFSVIVLVVLKGKIVSLSFAYIISYLLTVVLLWWSLPTGHSLRLDVAQITAAIKFSWVLWINTILNYLVQRFDTVVLLFLTGSPVQVAVYEMAKRLCHIASRMLNSLLLPYLPRISELFATKQERDAEWFFIQSQNVIAILSFLGIFFLPFIQKYIILLLFSKEYMEITTILVPLLAGIVFAVLSGISGQTLIATNRPYVVTITNIGTVGINLGLNFLLIPYIGMVGAGWASLISFFFSYLIQTVWVRKTCILFDWGKVLLPQGIFLCYLFLYVFYPGSLAINFVFILVLLIISYYFKLVPFEYLLVRLIKIAEIKK, encoded by the coding sequence ATGAATAATACCTTGCAAACAAAGAAATCGGGCGTTTTGGAGGGGGCATTTTGGTCGTGGTTAAGCACGGTTATTAATCTTGTAGCCCTGCTGATTGTAGGCAAGCTGTTTGCTATTTCTCTGAATAAGGAGGAAGTGGCGGTTTTCTCCTTGATACTGGTCTGGGCAGACGGATTTGTTCTGTTTTTTGGTTATGGGTTGCAGGTATCTATTCCAAAACTTATCGGTGGTGCTTCCGATGAATTAAAGGGAGATTTGTCCTCCTCCTTACTTACCTTTTCCCTGTTGAATTCTATTGTAATATCCTTGATTACACTTATTATCTGGTGTGTGTTCTATGGAATTACCTCTGTCCAGAATGGTTTTTCGAACTCCTCTCTTATGCTTTCTTACTTATGGATTGTCCCGTTTCTCTTTATTGTTGGTTTGTTAAGGGATATTTTACTGGCGAACCTCTCTGGTTTTCAGGTTTTTGGGAAAAGGGCTATAGGTGTTGCAATTGCGTCCGTATTACAAGTTCTTTTCTCTGTTATTGTTTTGGTCGTTTTGAAGGGTAAAATTGTTTCATTATCCTTTGCCTATATTATAAGTTACCTTTTGACGGTTGTTCTTTTGTGGTGGTCGTTGCCAACGGGGCATTCGTTGCGATTGGATGTAGCACAAATTACAGCCGCGATAAAATTTAGCTGGGTGTTGTGGATAAATACAATTCTTAATTATCTGGTTCAGCGGTTTGATACGGTAGTCCTATTATTTTTAACAGGTAGTCCTGTTCAGGTTGCCGTTTATGAAATGGCAAAAAGGCTATGTCATATCGCTTCGCGTATGCTAAATTCGCTACTCTTGCCCTACCTTCCCCGTATTTCAGAATTGTTTGCCACAAAACAAGAAAGAGATGCGGAATGGTTTTTTATTCAATCGCAAAATGTTATTGCTATATTGAGTTTTCTGGGTATCTTTTTCTTACCTTTTATTCAAAAATACATTATTTTGTTATTATTTTCTAAAGAATATATGGAAATTACTACTATATTGGTCCCTTTATTAGCAGGGATTGTATTTGCCGTATTGTCAGGTATATCTGGGCAAACGCTTATCGCAACAAACCGCCCTTATGTGGTTACTATCACAAATATAGGCACGGTAGGTATCAATTTAGGACTAAATTTTTTGTTGATACCATATATAGGTATGGTAGGGGCGGGATGGGCTTCATTAATAAGTTTCTTTTTTTCGTATTTAATACAAACTGTCTGGGTGAGGAAAACCTGTATTTTATTTGATTGGGGGAAAGTGTTACTTCCTCAGGGTATTTTTTTGTGTTATCTATTCCTTTATGTCTTTTACCCGGGTTCCCTTGCTATCAATTTCGTGTTTATTCTCGTTTTACTTATAATATCCTATTATTTTAAACTTGTTCCCTTTGAGTATTTGTTGGTTCGATTAATAAAAATTGCTGAGATAAAGAAATAG